The genomic stretch CCCCCTTTTGCGTGTACTACCTAGCCACAACCGGGGAACGAGGTGGGGTCCTGACCCGAACCGATTCCCTCAACCGCTGCCCTGGCCTCGGCGAGGGTCGCGACCTTGATGACAGTTAAGCCATCCGGGACACGCCCCGTGAGGTCGGCACAATTATCCGCCGGAGCCAGGAAGTACTGCGCTCCGTTGTCTCTGGCGCCAACCAGCTTTTGCGCGATGCCACCGATGGGTTCAACCGCGCCTTCGGCCGTGATCGCCCCGGTGCCGGCAAAATGCTTGCCTCCGGTCATCTCGCCGGCGGTCAGCTGGTCAACGATCGCGAGGGCAAACATCATTCCGGCGCTCGGACCACCAACATTCTCCAAACCGAAAGTCACGTCAACAGGGAATTCGAAGCCGCTGGAAAGCATGATGCCCAATTGCCGCTGACCCTCGGCCGTCTCGGTGGTTGCGGTCTTAACGGTTAGGGCTTTGCCATCACGCACGATGCCCATTGTGCTGGGCTTATCGCCCGCAGCTTCAAGCTGTTTTTTTAGCGTCGCTAAATCGGTGATCGGTTTACCGTTGAGGCTCTGTAAACGGTCGGATATTTTCAGCACGCCGGAGTTCTGCTGGGTAGCAAAGCCAACCACGCTCAGGTGTGAGGTGAAATCGATATTGAGCTCGTTGAGCGCCGCCGCGGTGGAAAGCTGTTGCGAGTCATCCATCATCACGGTGTTCTGCTCGCTTTGCTGGGTCGTGGTGGTCCCACGAGGCAGCACAATTTCTTCCGGGACCACATCTTGCTTCGGATCGATCCAACCCCACAGCACGTTGAAGAATGGCAAGCGCTGCTGTCCGCCACCCTGGACGTACACGGTGGTCATATCCAGAGCTCCGGAGGTGGGATACGTCTTGGTCCCGCTGATCTGAAGCAGCTTCGTATCCTTCACCGAACCGATGGTATTCATCGCCGGGCCAGCTGACTCCACAACAAAGTGAGTTGGAAGTACCGCCGCTGCCGCAATGATGGCCAGCGCCGTCCAACCCGCTAATGCGCGGTGCCGGTATCGACGGGACTCGCCCCTATCCCCCGCTGGCCGCCGGCCCCAAAGCTTTGAACGGTCTGCGCCGTGGCGGCTCGGGTCGGTTCCCAAAATGCCATTGGCGGCCGGACCCTGTTCCGGGTGCGATGAATCATGCGCTGCTGGCACGAGGCCCTCTTTCCTTGTCATTCGGGCACGCGGCACCCCGATAATTGATCGGGGTGAGCCACGGCAGGTTCCAGCCTACAAGCCCGCAACGATGGAGCACTGCTGGGCACGGGAGGGAGCCAGTGGTTCACAGCATTTTCCGATGTGCCCACAGCGAACTGTCTGGGCAGATCATGGGCCGATCCTTTGTGCCAGGGG from Paeniglutamicibacter sp. Y32M11 encodes the following:
- a CDS encoding PDZ domain-containing protein yields the protein MPAAHDSSHPEQGPAANGILGTDPSRHGADRSKLWGRRPAGDRGESRRYRHRALAGWTALAIIAAAAVLPTHFVVESAGPAMNTIGSVKDTKLLQISGTKTYPTSGALDMTTVYVQGGGQQRLPFFNVLWGWIDPKQDVVPEEIVLPRGTTTTQQSEQNTVMMDDSQQLSTAAALNELNIDFTSHLSVVGFATQQNSGVLKISDRLQSLNGKPITDLATLKKQLEAAGDKPSTMGIVRDGKALTVKTATTETAEGQRQLGIMLSSGFEFPVDVTFGLENVGGPSAGMMFALAIVDQLTAGEMTGGKHFAGTGAITAEGAVEPIGGIAQKLVGARDNGAQYFLAPADNCADLTGRVPDGLTVIKVATLAEARAAVEGIGSGQDPTSFPGCG